In Synechococcus sp. A18-25c, a single window of DNA contains:
- the dnaN gene encoding DNA polymerase III subunit beta, whose protein sequence is MKLVCSQSELNAALQLVSRAVASRPTHPVLANVLLTADAGTDRLSLTGFDLNLGIQTSLTASVETSGAVTLPARLFVEIVSRLSSDSPITLSTDESGEQVELTSLSGSYQMRGMPADDFPDLPLVENGTALKLDPAALVKALRSTLFASSSDEAKQLLTGVHLRFDRTSLEAASTDGHRLAVLSVNEALQAPLEVADPGASDDAALAVTLPARSLREVERLMAGWKGTDAVSLFCERGQVVVLAADQMVTSRTLEGTYPNYRQLIPESFTRTLQLDRRAFVASLERIAVLADQHNNVVRISSDPSKGLVQITADAQDVGSGSESLPADIEGEPMQIAFNVRYVLDGLKAMDADRIRLQCNAPTTPAILSPADDGSGLTYLVMPVQIRT, encoded by the coding sequence ATGAAACTGGTTTGTTCCCAGTCGGAACTCAACGCGGCGCTCCAATTGGTCAGTCGTGCCGTTGCATCGCGCCCGACCCATCCAGTCCTGGCGAATGTGCTCCTAACCGCTGATGCCGGCACTGACAGGCTCAGCCTGACGGGATTTGATCTCAACCTCGGCATCCAGACGTCGTTGACCGCGTCTGTGGAAACCAGCGGTGCTGTCACGCTTCCAGCTCGACTGTTCGTTGAGATTGTCTCCCGCCTATCGAGTGATTCCCCGATCACACTCTCCACGGATGAGTCGGGTGAGCAGGTGGAACTCACCAGCCTCAGCGGCAGCTACCAGATGCGTGGCATGCCGGCCGACGATTTCCCCGATCTGCCTTTGGTCGAAAACGGCACGGCTCTCAAACTGGACCCTGCTGCATTGGTGAAAGCGCTTCGCAGCACCCTGTTTGCCAGTAGTTCTGATGAGGCCAAGCAGCTCTTGACCGGTGTGCATCTGCGTTTCGATCGCACCAGCCTCGAGGCGGCCTCCACTGATGGTCACCGGCTGGCCGTGCTCAGCGTGAATGAGGCTCTTCAGGCTCCGCTGGAAGTGGCCGATCCAGGCGCGTCTGATGATGCTGCTTTGGCCGTCACCCTGCCAGCCCGCTCCTTGCGTGAAGTGGAGCGGCTCATGGCCGGTTGGAAAGGCACCGATGCGGTGAGTCTTTTCTGTGAACGCGGACAGGTTGTGGTGCTGGCGGCCGATCAGATGGTGACCAGCCGAACCTTGGAAGGTACGTATCCCAATTACCGCCAGCTCATCCCCGAGTCGTTCACCCGGACCCTTCAGCTCGATCGCCGCGCGTTTGTGGCGTCGCTGGAACGCATTGCTGTCTTGGCAGATCAGCACAACAACGTGGTGCGCATCAGTAGTGATCCATCCAAAGGTCTTGTGCAGATCACTGCTGATGCTCAAGACGTTGGCAGTGGTTCTGAATCGCTGCCTGCTGACATCGAAGGTGAACCGATGCAGATCGCTTTCAACGTGCGCTACGTGCTGGATGGACTGAAGGCCATGGATGCCGACCGAATCCGCCTGCAGTGCAATGCACCCACGACACCGGCCATCCTCTCGCCTGCGGATGATGGTTCTGGATTGACCTACCTCGTGATGCCTGTTCAGATTCGGACCTGA
- a CDS encoding RNA methyltransferase, whose translation MALPDPLLLSDLLRHRVRCDQGLDHGVGVMAWMHPPVHRLLGWVSRPSALRNARAVWRLDQCRGLGDQQVFVKGSPAETDQLTLERLPTLLDADLLDVEGQRLGQVADLAFVPSTGKILHYLVSRSDPRLPGSSRWRLTPNRIIDQQPGLVSTGIRNLDDLPQARASVRQDLVRRSRHWRDQLQHLGDRAGERLEGWLEEPPWDDEPAPAQVSRDEESDPMGDPDLPDPLEDWDDSDWPQQQERVGDRRGDRDEDPWV comes from the coding sequence TTGGCGCTGCCTGATCCCCTGCTGCTCAGTGATTTGCTGCGCCACCGTGTGCGTTGTGATCAGGGGCTCGACCATGGCGTCGGGGTCATGGCCTGGATGCACCCACCTGTGCATCGATTGCTCGGCTGGGTCAGTCGTCCGTCGGCCCTCCGCAATGCGCGGGCTGTCTGGCGTCTCGATCAGTGTCGCGGCTTGGGTGATCAGCAGGTGTTCGTGAAGGGATCACCTGCTGAAACCGATCAGCTCACCTTGGAGCGGTTGCCGACGCTGCTGGATGCCGATCTTCTCGATGTGGAGGGTCAACGACTGGGCCAGGTGGCGGATTTGGCTTTTGTGCCCTCCACGGGAAAAATTCTCCATTATTTGGTCTCGCGTAGTGATCCTCGATTGCCCGGCAGCAGTCGTTGGCGGTTGACTCCTAATCGCATCATCGATCAGCAACCCGGATTGGTGTCCACAGGCATTCGCAATCTCGATGATCTTCCCCAGGCCCGGGCGAGTGTTCGTCAAGATCTGGTGCGGCGCTCTCGCCATTGGCGAGATCAGCTTCAGCACCTTGGTGATCGTGCTGGTGAACGATTGGAGGGTTGGCTGGAAGAACCACCCTGGGATGACGAGCCAGCACCCGCACAGGTGTCCCGCGACGAAGAGTCTGATCCCATGGGTGATCCAGATCTCCCAGATCCCTTGGAGGATTGGGACGATTCCGATTGGCCCCAACAGCAGGAACGAGTGGGGGATCGCCGAGGGGATCGCGACGAAGATCCCTGGGTCTGA
- the purL gene encoding phosphoribosylformylglycinamidine synthase subunit PurL, with the protein MTQSSSVAEAFDVAAALRQEGLTQQDYAEIQRRLGRDPNRAELGMFGVMWSEHCCYRNSRPLLSGFPTEGPRILVGPGENAGVVDLGGGHRLAFKIESHNHPSAVEPFQGAATGVGGILRDIFTMGARPIALLNALRFGPLEDPANVGLMQGVVAGIAHYGNCVGVPTVGGEVAFDPSYNGNPLVNAMALGLMETEDIVKSGASGVGNPVVYVGSTTGRDGMGGASFASAELSSASLDDRPAVQVGDPFLEKGLIEACLEAFQSGDVVAAQDMGAAGLTCSCSEMAAKGDVGVELDLDKVPAREEGMTAYEYLLSESQERMLFVVRAGREEPLMERFRRWGLQAAVVGRVLAEPVVRVLQHGEVAAEVPSRALAEDTPINHHDLLQEPPADIQELWRWSEVDLPCPSQGHDWGQELLRLLDDPTIASKRWVHRQYDQQVLANTVVSSGAADAAVVRLRPQQGEGSLEASQRGVAATVDCPNRWVALDPERGAQAAVAEAARNLSCVGAEPLAVTDNLNFPSPETPKGYWQLAKACRGISDACRALNTPVTGGNVSLYNETKQDDGSLKPIHPTPVIGMVGGVDDISTVTGLGWRKAGDPVYLLGVPTADGESSTLGLAGSAYQQLAIGRLAGRPPETDFNLEARVGGLVRDAIARGLLASAHDCSDGGLSVALAESSMASEYGISADLAAGGVRMDRLLFGEGGCRVVVSVKSECVQAWESLVDAVEELPITPIGVVIDQPSLIIKVDQTPCLDLTLQQCRDAHAMALPRRIEADAEVAK; encoded by the coding sequence GTGACCCAGTCTTCTTCCGTGGCTGAGGCCTTCGATGTCGCCGCCGCCCTCCGTCAGGAAGGGCTCACGCAGCAGGATTACGCCGAAATTCAGCGACGCTTGGGACGCGATCCCAACCGTGCTGAATTGGGCATGTTCGGTGTGATGTGGTCTGAGCATTGCTGCTACCGCAATTCCAGGCCTCTCCTTAGTGGCTTTCCCACGGAAGGACCTCGCATCCTTGTCGGTCCTGGTGAGAATGCCGGTGTCGTTGATCTCGGTGGCGGCCATCGCCTGGCGTTCAAGATCGAGAGTCACAATCACCCTTCAGCGGTTGAACCCTTCCAGGGGGCTGCAACCGGAGTTGGCGGCATCTTGCGAGACATCTTCACGATGGGCGCTCGGCCGATTGCGCTGTTGAATGCGTTGCGCTTCGGTCCTCTGGAGGATCCCGCCAATGTGGGCTTGATGCAGGGGGTTGTGGCCGGGATCGCCCACTACGGCAATTGCGTCGGTGTTCCCACCGTGGGGGGGGAGGTGGCCTTTGATCCTTCTTACAACGGCAATCCACTGGTCAATGCCATGGCCCTGGGTCTGATGGAGACCGAGGACATCGTCAAATCTGGGGCCTCTGGCGTCGGCAATCCCGTTGTGTACGTCGGCAGCACGACAGGGCGCGATGGCATGGGGGGAGCCAGTTTTGCTAGCGCTGAGCTCAGTTCCGCTTCGCTTGACGATCGACCCGCTGTGCAGGTGGGTGATCCGTTTCTGGAAAAGGGATTGATCGAAGCTTGTTTGGAGGCGTTTCAGAGCGGTGACGTGGTGGCTGCTCAGGACATGGGTGCAGCTGGCCTCACCTGCAGCTGTTCCGAGATGGCGGCCAAAGGTGATGTGGGTGTGGAGCTTGATCTCGACAAGGTGCCGGCGCGCGAGGAGGGGATGACGGCTTACGAGTATTTGCTCTCTGAATCCCAGGAGCGGATGCTGTTCGTGGTCCGTGCTGGCCGCGAGGAGCCTTTGATGGAGCGCTTCCGTCGCTGGGGTCTTCAGGCTGCAGTTGTGGGCCGTGTTCTGGCGGAGCCTGTGGTTCGCGTGCTGCAACACGGTGAGGTGGCGGCAGAGGTGCCATCGCGTGCTCTGGCAGAAGACACGCCGATCAATCATCACGACCTCTTGCAGGAGCCGCCCGCTGACATTCAAGAGCTCTGGCGCTGGTCTGAAGTGGATCTTCCCTGCCCTTCTCAGGGCCATGACTGGGGGCAAGAGTTGCTGCGTCTTTTGGATGATCCCACCATTGCGAGTAAGCGTTGGGTGCATCGTCAGTACGACCAGCAGGTGCTGGCGAACACCGTGGTGTCTTCAGGGGCTGCCGATGCTGCCGTGGTGCGGCTCCGCCCTCAGCAGGGCGAAGGCTCCCTTGAGGCGTCTCAACGCGGTGTGGCGGCGACGGTCGACTGTCCTAACCGCTGGGTCGCTCTCGATCCCGAACGAGGCGCGCAGGCAGCTGTGGCGGAAGCCGCGCGCAATCTCAGTTGCGTTGGTGCCGAACCGCTGGCGGTCACCGACAACCTCAACTTCCCTTCCCCTGAAACACCCAAGGGGTATTGGCAGCTGGCCAAAGCCTGTCGAGGCATTTCCGATGCCTGTCGAGCGTTGAACACCCCCGTTACCGGTGGCAATGTTTCTCTCTACAACGAGACCAAACAGGATGATGGCAGCTTGAAGCCCATTCATCCCACACCTGTGATCGGCATGGTTGGTGGCGTCGATGACATCAGCACCGTGACCGGGCTGGGTTGGCGCAAAGCCGGGGATCCTGTGTATCTCTTGGGTGTACCCACGGCCGATGGTGAGTCCAGCACCCTGGGTTTGGCCGGCAGCGCTTATCAACAGCTGGCTATCGGCCGCCTGGCTGGTCGTCCGCCCGAGACGGATTTCAATTTAGAAGCACGCGTAGGAGGGTTGGTGCGCGACGCCATCGCCCGAGGATTGCTTGCCTCGGCCCATGACTGCAGCGATGGCGGCTTGAGCGTCGCTTTGGCTGAATCCTCGATGGCTTCTGAGTACGGGATCAGCGCTGATCTTGCTGCCGGCGGTGTTCGGATGGACCGGTTGTTGTTCGGCGAAGGCGGTTGCCGCGTCG